From the genome of Biomphalaria glabrata chromosome 1, xgBioGlab47.1, whole genome shotgun sequence, one region includes:
- the LOC129921656 gene encoding uncharacterized protein LOC129921656 yields MARSSATLTIQDCLTCFICGNIFRKPRILQCGHTFCGECLGKLKNDLLRDGTLSKCDLVSDVYADSTDTVDVSLSSSYYADTASNSLTNQDTGSNCYRPLSSSRNQSRAMAEATNGIPRSNTFVREKQPSCSEQSHSRNSAPANIGSAYNNVCSKCGTASPATLPRSRKSSQSPSPTLKPKDTQASPRWNTSPKRSTESVCSFEQKHGKEMELFVCPIPECNYALRVMNLARWSPKNIIVADISSVWRKLQENRKDVSTQTDISNEKSLLVTIPRSLVDSQPLVPLGQRRRHSSLMDMAMQSTASLEGVSRGYLPSGSATWRSYAAMLGMNILHQIVQL; encoded by the exons ATGGCTAGAAGTTCCGCTACTCTTACGATCCAGGATTGTCTCACATGTTTCATCTGTGGGAACATTTTCCGGAAGCCACGGATCCTTCAATGTGGGCACACATTCTGCGGCGAATGTCTAGGCAAACTGAAGAATGACCTTTTGAGAGACGGTACTCTATCTAAATGTGATTTGGTTTCAGACGTATATGCAGACAGTACTGATACAGTCGACGTGTCTTTGAGCAGCTCTTACTATGCAGACACTGCCAGCAATTCTTTAACAAACCAAGATACTGGCTCTAATTGTTATAGACCTCTCTCGTCCAGCAGAAACCAGAGCCGAGCAATGGCCGAAGCTACGAACGGGATTCCCCGAAGCAACACTTTCGTCCGAGAAAAACAGCCAAGCTGTTCAGAGCAGAGCCACTCGAGGAACAGTGCCCCTGCCAACATTGGCTCCGCTTACAATAATGTGTGTTCAAAGTGCGGTACCGCTTCACCAGCGACTCTACCCCGTTCGAGAAAGTCGTCACAAAGTCCGTCCCCAACTCTCAAGCCCAAAGACACCCAAGCATCACCTCGATGGAACACAAGTCCCAAAAGATCGACAGAGTCCGTGTGCTCTTTTGAACAAAAGCACGGAAAGGAAATGGAGTTGTTCGTCTGCCCGATTCCTGAGTGTAACTATGCGCTGAGAGTCATGAATTTGGCCAGATGGTCGCCCAAAAATATCATTGTTGCGGATATTTCTTCAGTCTGGAGAAAGTTACAAGAGAATAGAAAG GATGTCAGCACACAAACAGACATAAGTAACGAGAAATCACTTTTGGTTACCATTCCACGGTCCTTGGTCGACAGCCAACCACTTGTGCCACTGGGGCAGAGACGGCGCCACTCATCCTTGATGGACATGGCCATGCAGAGTACAGCAAGTCTGGAGGGAGTAAGTCGAGGCTACCTGCCCAGTGGCAGCGCTACATGGCGATCCTATGCAGCCATGTTAGGCATGAATATATTGCATCAAATAGTTCAGCTTTAA